TTGGCACACTGCCGACTGGCCCGCGACAACTCGCCGATTATTGCCGCCCCGGCCGACAGGTTGGACGCCGATTACACGCGGCCCGGGCAGGTGCTTGAGGCGATTCACGCGGTTCTCGGCGACCGTTTCCTGTGGGGCTCCGACAATCCGTTCATGAGCTGGTGCGATGATCGCCTGCGGCTGTTGTACTCGTATGCCCAGGAGGCCGCGGTGCTCAAAACGTTGCCTGAACACGTCCGCGCAGACATCTGCACCGTTGGTCCGGAAGCCTGGTTGTTCGGGCGGAAAGGAAGCACGCTGTGATCACCTTGAAAAGGCACGCGGCGCTGGTGACCGGCTCGACCAAGGGTGTCGGTCGGGCGATTGCGATCGCATTCGCCGAGGCGGGCGCCGACGTGGTCATCCACGGTCGGACGATGAGCGACGAGGCCCGCGAGACGATGGAACAATGTCGTCGGCACGCGGTGCGCGTCGCGTTCGTCGCGGGAGATCTCTCAGGGCCTGGCGAAGCGGCGGTAAACAAGGTGTTCGCCGATGCGACGGCGGCTCATGACGGGATCGATATCCTGGTCAACAATGCCGGCCAGTACTTCGACGTGCCGTTTCTGGAGATGGACATTGAGCGGTTCGAGAGAACGATGCGACTCAATGTGGCGTCGGGCTATTTTCTGACGCAACGGTTCGCCAGGCGATGGATCGAGCGAAAGACTGCCGGACGCGTGCTCTTCATCGGTTCGATCAACGGCCGCCTGGCTGAGCCGCTTTCGACGGCCTACGACACCTCCAAGGGCGCGGTCGAGATGATGGTCCGAACGCTGGCCGTCGAGCTGGCACCCCGCGGCATCCGAGTGAACGGATTGGCTCCCGGTCTGGTGCGATCAGCCTCGACGGCTTGGCTGGACAGCCGGCCGGCCAAGGCGGCATGGATCGCCTCGCATACCCCCGACAGGCAGATACCTGACGCGTCCGTCTGCGGGCCGGGCGCTGTCTACCTGGTCAGCGATGCGGCCCAACACGTCCACGGCCATATGCTGCTCATCGATGGGGGCATGAGCGCCCTGCAACAACCTGAACCGCCGGCAACTTGACGCCCTCCCATCGGGGGCCGCAAATCGTCCAGGAGATTCCTGCGGGCCCTCAGCCGATTTGTTCCAACCAGCCCGGTTTTGGCAGGTCGCCGACGAGTGGGCCGACGTACTCGCGGAAGGTGTTGAGCACGTTATTGCCTTCTTTGCTGATGTACTCGTCCGGGACGACCTTGGTGAACGGGGGACTGTCCGGGGCCACGTCCTTGAGCCCGACCAGCTTGGTCCCCACGGCATAGGTTGTGCCCGGCAAACGAACCAGGGCCACGCTGCCGTCGCGATCCTCGGATTGCAGCGAGTAGCTCACCGCCATTTGTCCGACCAGACGCGCCTCCCATGCGTCCACCTCGCTGTAAACACCGGGGAAGCTCCGCTGGAGGTAACCGAATGTGTCGGCCCGGACGCGCTTGATCTTGCACCGGCTCCGGACCGTGCTCGCGAGGTAATCGGCAAGCATGCCGGCCCCCGCCGAGATCTCCACGTTGCCATGCGGGTCGTAGGTGGGAGCACTCTGCTTGACCATCTCCAGGACTTTCTGCGACCATAGCTTGCCCTGCGTATCGACAATGCCCTCCGAGACGGCGACCACGCACCGTCCGAACTGCTCATACACCGCCGAGACGTCTCGCACGAACTGATCCAGATCGAACGCACGCTCCGGCAGGTATACCAGGTGCGGACCGTCATCGGGACGCATCCTCGCCAGGACGCTCGACGCCGTGAGGAATCCCGCGTTTCGGCCCATGATGATGTTGATCTTGACGCCCTGAAGGGCACGGTTGTCCAGATCGTCGCCGATAAATGCCGATGCGACGAACTTGGCGGCGCTCCCGTAACCCGGGCAGTGGTCGGTGACCAGCAAGTCGTTGTCGATCGTCTTGGGGACGTGGAAAACCCGCAGCTCGTACTTTGCGTCTTGGGAGATACGGTTGATGATCGCGGCGGTCGAAGCCGAATCGTTTCCGCCGATGTAGAAGAAGTACCGCACGTCCAGCTTGCGGAACACGTTGAAGATCTGCTCGCAGTATGCTTCATCCGGCTTGTCGCGGGTCGCCCCCAGCGCGGCGGCCGGCGTCTTGGCCACCAGCTCCAGCATGTTCGTCGGCTGGCGGTTGAGGTCGTAAAACTGCTCGTTGATGATGCCGCGCACGCCGTGCCGGGCGCCCAGAAGCCGGTCGATGTGAGAGTGTTTCTGGCTCTCTTCGATGATGCCGACCAACGACTGATTGATGACGGCGGTGGGACCGCCCGCCTGGCCCACAACAGCATTACCCCGCACTACGCTCATGTTCGCTATACCTCGTTTGCGATTGCCCTGATTCCTCTGCTTCATTAGGGTGTTCAAAAATCTGCCGGGCACTCATCCGGCAGCGGGGGGAGATTCTACCACGTGCGCTCGATGAATCCAGTGTCCACGGTTCCTTTCAGGAATTGAGCATGACTAAAGATCTCGCGGTGAATCGGAATTGTCGTCTTGACCGGTTCAATGGCGAACTCTTCCAGGCAGCGTCGCATGCAGGCGATCGCCTCGGCACGCGTCGCCTTGTGGACAATCAGCTTGGCGATCATCGAATCATATCGCGGGCTGATGGTCATGCCCGCATGAGCGTGAGTATCCAGTCGCACGCCGAAACCGCCGGGGGGGCGGAAGACCTCGATTTTTCCGGGGCAGGGGCGAAAGTCGGCGGCGGGGTCCTCGGCGTTGATCCGGCACTCGATGGCCACGCCCTTGTGCGTGATGTCCCTCTGTTTGAGCGAGAGCGTTTCGCCCGCCGCAACGCGAATCTGGAGCTGCACCAGGTCGTGGCCCGTGACCATCTCGCTTACCGGGTGTTCAACCTGAATTCGAGTGTTCATTTCGAGCAGATAAAACTTTTTATCGGGCGTAACGAGGAACTCAACCGTACCCGCACTGTAGTACTTGGCCGCCCGGGCCAGCCGGACGGCTGCCTTGCACAACTCCTCGCGAATCCGATCGTTGATCGCCGGACAGGGCGATTCCTCCACCAGCTTCTGGTGTCTCCGTTGCAGGCTGCAGTCCCGCTCGTAGAAGTGCAGGACGTTGCCGGCCCGGTCACCCATGACCTGAACCTCGACGTGGCGGGCGTCCTCGACGGCTTTTTCGAGGTAGACGGACGGATCCTTGAACGAAGCCTGAGCCTCCGAACGGGCGGCCGGTAGCGAATGACGCAGCGTGGCCTCGTTATGGACCAGCCGAATGCCCCGCCCGCCGCCCCCGGCCGCAGCCTTGATCATGACCGGGTAGCCGACCTGTGAAGCCCACTTCGCCGCGTCGTCATCGCTGTCCACAGGCCCCTCGGTCCAGGGAATGTTGGGCACCTTCGCCTTCTTGGCAAGTCTCTTGGCCTCGATCTTGTTTCCCAGGAGCCGCATGGATTCGGAGCTCGGGCCGATGAACTCGATCTTGGAGTCACGGCAGGCATCCGCGAACTGCGGATTCTCAGCCAGGAATCCGTAGCCCGGGTGGATCGCGTCCACATTTGCCACCTCCGCCGCCGCGATGATCCGGTCGATCTTCAAGTAGCTCTCGGCCGCCGCGCCGGGGCCGATGCATATGGCTCGATCTGCCAGTTTCAAATACGAGAGGTTCCTGTCCTCTTCCGAAAAAACGCAGACGGTCTGGATGCCCAGCTCCTTGCAGGCTCGAATGATTCTCAGGGCGATCTCGCCCCGGTTGGCTATCATGATCCGTGAAAACATGCTTGCTTCCGTTGCCGGGCGATGAAGACTATCTCGGCCGTACCAGCATCAGCGGCTGACCAAACTCCACGGCCTGCTGATCTTGGACAAGGATTCTCTCGATGACCCCGGCTACCTCCGCCTTGATCTCGTTGAAGACTTTCATCGCCTCAATGATGCAGATGGGGGTATCCGGACCGATTTCCATGCCCACCCTGACGTAAGGTTCGGAGTCCGGATCCGGGGCCTGATAGTAGGTGCCCACCATCGGCGAGAGGACCGGAACCAGTCCGTCTTCCGTCGGTTTCTCGATTGCCGGTGGCACGGGGGCTTGAGCGGGCTGAAGGACCGGCAGTGTTGCAGGCACGGCCGCCATAGCCGGGGCACCGGCGAGTGGGACTCCGGCCGGAGCCTTGCGAAGACTGATGGCCGTCTCGCCTTGCCTGACGCGGATTTCGCTGAGGTCGTTCTCGACCATCAGTTGGATGAGCTCGCGAACTTGTTGAACGTCGATCACACCACACTCCTACCTGCCTTGGCCATTGCGCTGCCCGTCAGGCGGGTTCCAGGGCCGCAGAGCCATTCGGAACCTCAAGGGCGCGCCTGGACCACCATGGCATCCAGGTTCTTGGGCAGGCTGGTCAGTACTTCGGCCCCGGTTTCCGTTACAAGAACGTCGTCTTCGATCCGAACCCC
The nucleotide sequence above comes from Phycisphaerae bacterium. Encoded proteins:
- a CDS encoding SDR family oxidoreductase; the protein is MITLKRHAALVTGSTKGVGRAIAIAFAEAGADVVIHGRTMSDEARETMEQCRRHAVRVAFVAGDLSGPGEAAVNKVFADATAAHDGIDILVNNAGQYFDVPFLEMDIERFERTMRLNVASGYFLTQRFARRWIERKTAGRVLFIGSINGRLAEPLSTAYDTSKGAVEMMVRTLAVELAPRGIRVNGLAPGLVRSASTAWLDSRPAKAAWIASHTPDRQIPDASVCGPGAVYLVSDAAQHVHGHMLLIDGGMSALQQPEPPAT
- the accB gene encoding acetyl-CoA carboxylase biotin carboxyl carrier protein yields the protein MIDVQQVRELIQLMVENDLSEIRVRQGETAISLRKAPAGVPLAGAPAMAAVPATLPVLQPAQAPVPPAIEKPTEDGLVPVLSPMVGTYYQAPDPDSEPYVRVGMEIGPDTPICIIEAMKVFNEIKAEVAGVIERILVQDQQAVEFGQPLMLVRPR
- a CDS encoding 6-phosphofructokinase, whose protein sequence is MSVVRGNAVVGQAGGPTAVINQSLVGIIEESQKHSHIDRLLGARHGVRGIINEQFYDLNRQPTNMLELVAKTPAAALGATRDKPDEAYCEQIFNVFRKLDVRYFFYIGGNDSASTAAIINRISQDAKYELRVFHVPKTIDNDLLVTDHCPGYGSAAKFVASAFIGDDLDNRALQGVKINIIMGRNAGFLTASSVLARMRPDDGPHLVYLPERAFDLDQFVRDVSAVYEQFGRCVVAVSEGIVDTQGKLWSQKVLEMVKQSAPTYDPHGNVEISAGAGMLADYLASTVRSRCKIKRVRADTFGYLQRSFPGVYSEVDAWEARLVGQMAVSYSLQSEDRDGSVALVRLPGTTYAVGTKLVGLKDVAPDSPPFTKVVPDEYISKEGNNVLNTFREYVGPLVGDLPKPGWLEQIG
- the accC gene encoding acetyl-CoA carboxylase biotin carboxylase subunit; amino-acid sequence: MFSRIMIANRGEIALRIIRACKELGIQTVCVFSEEDRNLSYLKLADRAICIGPGAAAESYLKIDRIIAAAEVANVDAIHPGYGFLAENPQFADACRDSKIEFIGPSSESMRLLGNKIEAKRLAKKAKVPNIPWTEGPVDSDDDAAKWASQVGYPVMIKAAAGGGGRGIRLVHNEATLRHSLPAARSEAQASFKDPSVYLEKAVEDARHVEVQVMGDRAGNVLHFYERDCSLQRRHQKLVEESPCPAINDRIREELCKAAVRLARAAKYYSAGTVEFLVTPDKKFYLLEMNTRIQVEHPVSEMVTGHDLVQLQIRVAAGETLSLKQRDITHKGVAIECRINAEDPAADFRPCPGKIEVFRPPGGFGVRLDTHAHAGMTISPRYDSMIAKLIVHKATRAEAIACMRRCLEEFAIEPVKTTIPIHREIFSHAQFLKGTVDTGFIERTW